The sequence AACAGCCTCGGAGTTTCTGTTTTTTCATCGGGGCATGGGAAGATGCAGCCTTCAATATTCTCTTTAAGCCTCTCTGGAGTAGCTCCTGCGAGTATGGGAACCGCCCGATTTATTTCCCGCAGTATATCATCCACACTCGAATAGTTAAAGTACTCTCCAAGCCCTAATGCTCTGGCAACTTCAACTATTATCTGCCAATCTGGCTTGGCGTCTCCAGGAGGGTCTGCAGCTTTAAAACTTCTCTGGACTCTTCTTTCAAAACTCATTATCGTGCCTTCTTGCTCATACCATGCTGCAGCGGGGAGAACAATGTCCGCATACTGAGCAGTCTCGTTTGGGAAAACATCCTGAACCACAATAAACTCCGCTTTTTTCAGAGCTTCCCTGACAAATGCCGAGTTTGGAGCACCTTTTGCAGGGTTAACCCCCACTATGTATAACGCCTTAACCTTTCCTTCGTTGATTGCCTCTATTATCCTGAAGTATGTGAGCCCCGGTTTTCTCGGTATTTTGAAGCCCCAGATTTCTTCGATCCTCTTTACTTCTTCTTCATCTTCCACTGAGACTCTTCCTGGCAGCATATCACAATCAACGCCCATTATTGAGACTCCCATAGCGTTGTATGCACCGGGTATTGCCCCAGACATTACTCCCTCCTTTCCAACGTACCCGCAGATAACAATGAGGGCTGCCAGTGCCATGTGCAGTAAAGTACCATTAGCATGCTGGGTTGACCCCATCTGCTGCAATAATGCTCCCTTTCCTGCAGTTGCGAATGTTATTGCAGCTTTTTCAATTAATTCTGCCGGAACACCGCTGATCTTTTCTGCCCACCGTGGGGTGTACTGCTCAACTTTCTTTGCCAGCTCCTCAAAACCCTCAACTCTCTCAGCGATAAAGTCCTTGTCGTACAGTTCATTCTTTATTATCACATTGAGCATTGCCAAAGCGACTGCCAAATCAGTTCCGGGATATGGCTGAATGTGAATGTCAGCGAACTTAGCAGTTTCGGTCTTCCTTGGGTCAACAACAATTAACTTGGCTCCATTGTCTAGAATGGCCTTTTCAACATACTGTCCAAAGAACACTGGACTTGTTGCTGCGGGGTTATAACCCCAAATCAAGATTGCTTTTGTTTTTGTTATGTCCTCGAACGGGTTTGTCAGAAATGGATTTCCGAGTATCTTCTGCTTGGCAAAGAACACTGTAGACTGACAGAATCTTCCGGGATGCTCCACATTATTCGTCCCCAGTGCTCTGGCCAGCTTTTGCAGAACATAATTTGCTTCTACTGATATTCTTTCAGTTCCCAAGAAGGCTAGTGCATCTGGACCGTATTTTTCTTTTATTTCTTTTAGTTTTTGAGCAATTTCTTTAATCGCTTCTTCCCAGCTAATTTCAACAAACTTTCCCTCTCCCCTTTCGCCAACCCTCTTAAGAGGTTTCTTGAGTCTGTCCGGATGTCTAAGATACTGGAATGAAGCAACACCCTTCGGGCAGAGCTTTCCATTATTTACTGTATAATGGTCATAATCAAACTCAATCCTCTTGGGATACCCACTGTCATTTACTATGTACAACCTGCATCCGACAGAACACCAAGCACAAACTACAGGAACCAATTTTTCTGCCATAATTTTCACGCTCCTAAAACAACTTTGGTTGTTGTAAGGTCAACAACAAACTATTTAAAGTATCCCCTAACTTTCGATTTAAACTTTGGTCAAATGTTTAAATATCTACGCGTTTAAGTAATTAAAAGTAGATTAAACATTACAATGAAAGATGACAAACTGAAGGTGGTTTTCCATTTATGCCTTGACGATACACCAACACTAATGCTGACGTTGACATTCATCAATAACCTCCGCAGGGACATAGGGCAAGAAAAATGCCAAAATCGCTATTCTTGCTAATGCACTTTGCTGTAAAGCTCTTTATCAAAGATTCTAATATAAAGTTCAGAGAGCAGCTTGAAGATTTGCATAATCGAGGGAGTTAAATTTTTATATCTGCAACAATGCATTAAACATACACCACATTGACAAAGCCAACATATTTGAATTTTGCGAAATAGTACCAGCAGGAATAACAAAACATATAGAACTTCAAAAAGAAAGCTATGTCTATGTCAAGATGCAATGCTATGTTTTGTTGTTAATTTTAAATTTTTATCTCTATTTTATCAAGTTCGTTGTTTACAGACTTCAGCACTGAGAAATGAAAGCTTTTCCTCTGTTTGTTTATCCGGATTATAGTACTTGCGAGCTCTTCAAAGAGATATAAAACTCCCTGGCCGATGCACCTTAGTATATCCACATTGACAAAGTAGTATGCAATCCTCTTTGTATCCCCTACATAGGAAACAAATAGATTCATGTTTTCCAGGATTTCCCTTTTAGAACCTGTAGCTAGCATGAGGAGTTTTTCCATACCTAGAACGGGATTAATTATTGTCTTTTCGTTTTCATCAAAAATAGGTTTTGCAATTCTTTCATACTCCCGTCTTTGAATTTCTGCTTCTTTTATGCCAATATGTCCCACTATTTTTCCGACTTTTAATCTTCCTCCTTCCTTTATTACCCTGACATCGCTCAGAATACTTGTGTCCAATCCAGCCAGCTACATATGGGCAAAATACAAAGGATATGTATCAAGTATATCATCGACCACCACAGGATAACCATTCTCTCTGGCCCATGTAACGAGGAGGGATAAAGCCAAATAAGGTGCTGTGTTTGAAGTATGTTCGATTAATACAGTCTCGCCGGGCTTTATTGAGTTTAAAATCCCCGCAAATGTAATTACGTTTTCCATGTTCTTGTCACCATTGACATATATGTCATAGACAATATATAAAACTTTTTATTTGTCATAATTTTTATTCATTAAAGTCAATTTTAATTTTGATTTTTGTATATCAAAAAGATTTCTTGTTAAGTTTAAGTTAATGTGATTGGAAAGGAGAATAAATGAGAAACATCAGAATAATTTTATAATACCCAAACTTGGTATTAGGGTTATTAACATACTCATTAGACCTCCAATCACCAATGCAGGAATTGTTTTTCTATTTTCCATTCCAAAGATATAAGCGGCTAAACTCCCAGTCCAGACTCCAGTGCCTGGCAAAGGCACAGCGACAAATATTATCAATCCATAGAGCCCCCACTTTTTAACATATGGACGGGCTTTTTTCCTAACTCGTTCCACATAGCCTAGATAAATCCCAGCAATTTTTCCCAGAGGCGTTTTCTCAAGCTTAAGCATTAAAACATCGATTAAAGGCAGCACAAACGGCAGAACAAGCGAAAGAAGTAGAACTCCAAGGAAAGCTGCTAAAAGTGTTCCCCATAGTGGATACCCTCTCCCAACTCCATAGACAATAGCATACCTCCCTTCGAATGTCGGAATCAGTGAAAGCAGGAAGATGTATATGAATTCATTCAACTTTGAACACCTCCAATTTTAATTTTTCCATAGTGGAATTGTAAATTGGGAACCAGATATCCTCTGTAAACTCTACTAACATCGAAACCCACACCCCAAGGAGCAGAGCGAATAAAACATCACTCAGCCAGTGAACTTGTAGTAATAATCTTGATAGTGCAACTAAAAAAGCATAGCTCCACCAGAGGGGCTTATAATTGGGGAAGCGTTTACTTAAGAAATATGCCAAAATAGATGCTCTCGCTGTATGACCAGAAGGAAACGCAAAGTAGTCCACATTTAGGAGCATCTGGTAAAGTGACAGGTTTAGCACAGCTTCATTTGGTCTTGGAACCCCAGTTGAGACCTTTAAAACACCAACAATAATCATACCTGCAACAAAAGCAAGAATAAACTCTAAAGTTAGCTTAGTAAGCTTTCTAACACGTTTAAAATCTAGGAACATAAAAAGTCCAATGTAAATCAAAAAGACTCCCAAACTTGCCGAATTAGTGACTATCTTAACCAGAAAGGACGTTGTTGGTGGGATGTGGTTATATACTACAACATTAACCCCAGTAAGTATGTCAAGCTTCTCCAATATTAGCAGTGTTAATAACGTAATGCTCAATACATTAAATGATCCCCTATTCAATCCTCCTCCTCTCCTTTAGTGCTACTGCAACAAAGAACAGTGCAATTATTATGAACTCAATGAACTTTACGAGTAAATCTAAAGTTCCCCCCTCTATTTCAGGAAATACTATGTCAATCTGCTCTACAAATTCCTTTGCCGCATAGAGGGAAAATGCTAATGAAACTATCAAAAACTTTCTCAGCCTAGTTTTTTTGTATGCAATAAGTGAAGCTCCCGTAAGTAGCAAGGAAAATATAACTATTCCCAAGCTCAAAATCTGTTCAGCATCAAGCATTTCAATCACCCCCAAAGTCCAGGAATATGTCCACAATCCTATCAGCCCATCTTTCAAGCAAACTCGGATGATAGTTCCTGATCATCTTAATGAACAACTCTCTATCTTCTACAAAGTAATATCTCACAAATTTTCCCGCCCTATTGCCTTCAACCAGTCCCAACTTTTCAAGTTTACTCATGTAATAGTTAATTGTTGGAGGAGATAAACCAATTTTCTCACACAGTTCTTTTTGAGTGATTCCTGGATTAGTGATTAAATACATTATTATTTCCCTCATATTTTCGCTTGAAATAAGACTGAGAACATCCTCCTCCTTTTCACTAAAGATTCCTGCTGGAAAATAATGCCTTTTCAATCCGCTTCTTTTGGACTTTACCATCCCCATCTTTTCAAGCTTGTATAGGTGATACTGTAAGTCTCCCTTAGCTAGCCCAAGTCTTCGAGATATTTCATTGAAATTTAGGCCAGGATTCTCTTTAATGAATTCAAACACTCGCTTTGTTGTCTCATTGAGCTCTTTCCCGCCCATTGCTATCCTTGTATTTTACTGATTTGAGACAAATAATACTTTTGTGGTTCAATTTTAGAAATGTTATTTGTACTGTATTCCCTATATTCAAAAATGAAATTGCTCATATTTCGAAAATTGAACTAACAATTCTAGTATTGAACCAGAAGAGCTTTATAGGGGCTTTGTTTAATACAAAACTGAAGAACCGTATGGAGGTGAAAAACATGAAGATCTGGAAATTTAATATTGGAAAGAAAATTGTAGCAGCGCTGGCAGCGCTAATAGTAGGACTTGGCATTGGAGCCTTTGCATTAGCAGCGTCAAACACAGCTGATAATGAAACACAAACTGGCATTCACTCACCAAATTATGTTGGAAGTATAACTGTCCCTCAAACCACGGGAGATATCAGCGAGGATCAAGAGGCAAAATCACTTCAAAGTTTAGCAAAGATAACTCCGGAGCAAGCAAAGCAAGCGGCTCTAGCAAAAGTTAATGGGAACGTTATCAAAGTTGAACTGGATAATGAAAATGGATATCTTATTTATTCAGTTGAGGTCAAAACCAGTGATGGTACTATAAAAGACGTAAAAGTCGACGCAGGAAATGGAAAAATACTCTATATTGACAGCGACATTGAAGAAGAAACTGATAAAGAGTTAGAGGAACATAACAAAAACGAGCTTTCAAACGACAGCAATGATACAGACAACATTCAGGAGGAAGTAGAACAAGAAGGAGAGAGCTGAAATCTTTCTAACTTTCATTTTTTGGCACCTCCGTTTTTACTTTTTATAACACTTTGAGAAATGAACCACTTAACTTTTAAGTATGGTATAAGAGAAGACGGTAGGGATGAAGATGATAACTATAGGGGAATATACTAATCTCCTCAAATCATTAAATAAAACCAGTTTGGAACTCATTACAATCGCTTTGGCTTTATATTACTTAAGTACTATCATCTATGCCCTTCGCTGGAAAATTATACTGGATAACATGGGAAAAAATGTGCCCTTGATTGATCTCTTAAAAGCAATCCTTTCCTCTATTTTTGTTAATAACGTTACTCCAATGAGCCGTGGGGGTGGAGAAATTCTGAGAGTTACGTGGATATCAAAAAAATATAAGATTCCATTGAGCTTATCGACTGTCAGCATACTTTATGAAAGGATAATGGAGGCCTTTCCAGTAACAATCTTATTGTTTTTGGGAGTGACATATTTTGCTAAACATATCATCTATTTTGTTTCAATCGCAATCTTTGTTGTGGTGCTTATTTGGCTCAATTGGGAAAAGTTCATAAAGCTTTCAGTTAAAATAATTAAAGTGAAACTTACAGCAGAAGAACTCATAAGCATAGTTTCATTAAAGCAAAGATTCTCATTAAATATTCTTGTAGTTGGATTAAGTTCGGCAGTTTGGTTTTTGGATATGCTCAGACTCAAGCTTATAGCACTGGCTTTTGGTTGGAATCCAAGCATTGGATTGTTGGCAATAGTCTCACTTGCAAATCTCATATTTGGCCTTATGGCATTTACCCCTGGAGGGATTGGTATAGTAGAGGGCGGGCTAATAGGAACACTTACCTACTTTGGAATTCCTTCAACCTTGGCTGTCTCAATAACGCTAATTGAGCGCTTTATATCTTATGTGCTGAGCTCAATAGTTGGATTTGTAACGTTAGTTGTATCTGGAGGTGCCGAAATATGGAAAGCCTTAAAATCGCACTAGCATCTGACTGGTTTTTCCCCAGTATTGGTGGGATAGAATATCATATTCATGATCTGGCTACAAATTTAGTTAAGATGGGGCATAATGTCCATATTATCACCCGTTTTGGAGATTATTCCGATGAAAAGCTCCCCTACAGTGTTCATCGCTTTAGAGGATATATAAACTTGGATAGTTTTTATATTAGCATTGGAACGAACTTGCTAAGGAAAGTAAATGAACTCTACAAAAAAGAACACTTTGACATAACACATGGCCATAGCATTTATTCTCCAATAGCTGTCGGAGTCTCAAATCTCTCCAGTGGTATCAGAGGCATTCCAAGTGTCATGACTAATCATTCTTTCCTAGGAAAATCAATATTGAACCCTACTTATATCCTTCTACTTCGGGCATCGTTGAGAAAAATTAATGGATTCATAGCAGTTAGCAATGCTGTTAGGCAAGACTTAGAAAACATATTAGGAAAGAGCCTAAGGAACAGACCAATACATGTTGTACCAAATGGTATAGACACAAATTTCTGGACGCCTGTGGAAGATAAAGAAGAATGGAAAAGCAAGATTGGACTAGATGGAATAGTAATAACAACTACTTCACGACTCACAAAGAGAAAAAGAATAGATATAATACCCAAATTGGCTAGGATTATCACTGAAAAATACGGAATGACTGATATAAAATTCGTAATAATAGGTGATGGTCCGGAGAGAAGGAAAATCGAAGAACTCATTAAGGCGTATCATGTTCAGGATAAGGTTTTAATGGTTGGAAAACAACCTAGGGAAAAAGTTAGAGAATATCTTTGGGCAAGTGACATTTACTTATCCCCAACGATTTATGAAGCATTTGGAATAGCAGCCCTTGAAGCTCTCTCTTGTGGAGTCCCTGTAGTTGCAAACAACCATGGTGGGATAAGTGAGATAGTCAAGCATGGTCTCACGGGACTAGTATCCCAAGATGATAAAGAGCTGCTGGAAAACATTCTATATCTGTTGGACAATCCAGAGCTGATTGAGAAAATGGGTAGAAATGCAAGAAAAGCTGTGAAGGAAGAATTTTCATGGAAAAAGATAGCAAAAGAGATAGTTGAGATATACAAGAAGACGATAGAAACGTTTGAAGAGAACCCATTCATTTTATACACCCTCCACCAAGTGCTGAGAGGAGGAATAACAAATGTTGGTATCTTTAACCTTTGATGTCGAGCAGGACTGCCCCCCCTACTTAAACACTACTAGAGGTATGGAAAAGGGCTTGCCGAAGATACTCGATCTTCTCAATGAAAAGAAGGTTAAAGCAACGTTCTTCTTCACTGTGGAGATGGCAAGAAAATATCCGAATCTCACAAAGAGGGTTGTTGATGAAGGGCATGAGCTCGGCTGTCATGGCTTTAATCACGAGCGGTTTGATAAGCTTGAGAAAAACAAAGCTGAAATGATCATTAAAAAGTCTCTAGACATTTTGAGAGAGTTTGGAGATGTTGTATCGTTTAGGGCTCCAAATCTTCACTTTCCTCACTATCTTTTTCCAGCTTTAAGAGAAAACGGGGTATTTGTGGACTCATCAAAGGCGAGATATAAAGGATATAAAGGAGGAATTAAAGCGTTCGATGGTGTTTTAGAGATTCCAGTATCGATAACGTCTTCCGTATTAAGGCTTCCGTGGGCAATACAGAAAGTTATCCACAAGAGGTTGAATGAGCCGAGAGTCTATTTTGCTCATCCTTGGGAGTTTGTTCCAATGCAGAAGGAAAGAATCCGACTCGACTGTAAGTTCAATACTGGAGATAAAGCGCTAATGCTTTTAGAAAAGCTAATTGATCACTATAAGGAGCAGAATGCTAAATTTGTGACGATGAGGGAATATCAGGATATATATGGAAACGAATAAAGAATGATAGTAGCAAAGAGCACATTACTCCTTTTCAATCGGACTACTTATTATCTCCTTGAACTCCTCATCGCCCAGATATCTAGGCTTGTATTCAATCCCCTTTTCCTCCAGGGCTTTAACAAGAACCCTTAAATGATTTCTAGAGGCTTTTGCCAGCACCTCATAGATCAGCTCAACGTCTTCGCTTTTGGTTTTCAGTAGCAAAGATTCAAGCTTGAAAACTACATGCTCTTGAGCAATAGCA is a genomic window of Thermococcus sp. M39 containing:
- the fdhF gene encoding formate dehydrogenase subunit alpha, translated to MAEKLVPVVCAWCSVGCRLYIVNDSGYPKRIEFDYDHYTVNNGKLCPKGVASFQYLRHPDRLKKPLKRVGERGEGKFVEISWEEAIKEIAQKLKEIKEKYGPDALAFLGTERISVEANYVLQKLARALGTNNVEHPGRFCQSTVFFAKQKILGNPFLTNPFEDITKTKAILIWGYNPAATSPVFFGQYVEKAILDNGAKLIVVDPRKTETAKFADIHIQPYPGTDLAVALAMLNVIIKNELYDKDFIAERVEGFEELAKKVEQYTPRWAEKISGVPAELIEKAAITFATAGKGALLQQMGSTQHANGTLLHMALAALIVICGYVGKEGVMSGAIPGAYNAMGVSIMGVDCDMLPGRVSVEDEEEVKRIEEIWGFKIPRKPGLTYFRIIEAINEGKVKALYIVGVNPAKGAPNSAFVREALKKAEFIVVQDVFPNETAQYADIVLPAAAWYEQEGTIMSFERRVQRSFKAADPPGDAKPDWQIIVEVARALGLGEYFNYSSVDDILREINRAVPILAGATPERLKENIEGCIFPCPDEKTETPRLFLDGFMTPDGKAHLIPVDYEPPGEVPDEEYPFWLTNFTLVGQFRTGVRSFRSRSLEKRWPEPFVMINVSDAAKLGIKTGDLVKVETRRGSLTARAEVTPNIREGVIAMPWHWDFNYLTTDVLDKYVEMPELKTAACRISKVKG
- a CDS encoding COG2426 family protein, producing MNEFIYIFLLSLIPTFEGRYAIVYGVGRGYPLWGTLLAAFLGVLLLSLVLPFVLPLIDVLMLKLEKTPLGKIAGIYLGYVERVRKKARPYVKKWGLYGLIIFVAVPLPGTGVWTGSLAAYIFGMENRKTIPALVIGGLMSMLITLIPSLGIIKLF
- a CDS encoding phosphatase PAP2 family protein, which translates into the protein MNRGSFNVLSITLLTLLILEKLDILTGVNVVVYNHIPPTTSFLVKIVTNSASLGVFLIYIGLFMFLDFKRVRKLTKLTLEFILAFVAGMIIVGVLKVSTGVPRPNEAVLNLSLYQMLLNVDYFAFPSGHTARASILAYFLSKRFPNYKPLWWSYAFLVALSRLLLQVHWLSDVLFALLLGVWVSMLVEFTEDIWFPIYNSTMEKLKLEVFKVE
- a CDS encoding winged helix-turn-helix transcriptional regulator, encoding MGGKELNETTKRVFEFIKENPGLNFNEISRRLGLAKGDLQYHLYKLEKMGMVKSKRSGLKRHYFPAGIFSEKEEDVLSLISSENMREIIMYLITNPGITQKELCEKIGLSPPTINYYMSKLEKLGLVEGNRAGKFVRYYFVEDRELFIKMIRNYHPSLLERWADRIVDIFLDFGGD
- a CDS encoding PepSY domain-containing protein, translated to MKIWKFNIGKKIVAALAALIVGLGIGAFALAASNTADNETQTGIHSPNYVGSITVPQTTGDISEDQEAKSLQSLAKITPEQAKQAALAKVNGNVIKVELDNENGYLIYSVEVKTSDGTIKDVKVDAGNGKILYIDSDIEEETDKELEEHNKNELSNDSNDTDNIQEEVEQEGES
- a CDS encoding lysylphosphatidylglycerol synthase transmembrane domain-containing protein — translated: MKMITIGEYTNLLKSLNKTSLELITIALALYYLSTIIYALRWKIILDNMGKNVPLIDLLKAILSSIFVNNVTPMSRGGGEILRVTWISKKYKIPLSLSTVSILYERIMEAFPVTILLFLGVTYFAKHIIYFVSIAIFVVVLIWLNWEKFIKLSVKIIKVKLTAEELISIVSLKQRFSLNILVVGLSSAVWFLDMLRLKLIALAFGWNPSIGLLAIVSLANLIFGLMAFTPGGIGIVEGGLIGTLTYFGIPSTLAVSITLIERFISYVLSSIVGFVTLVVSGGAEIWKALKSH
- a CDS encoding glycosyltransferase family 4 protein codes for the protein MESLKIALASDWFFPSIGGIEYHIHDLATNLVKMGHNVHIITRFGDYSDEKLPYSVHRFRGYINLDSFYISIGTNLLRKVNELYKKEHFDITHGHSIYSPIAVGVSNLSSGIRGIPSVMTNHSFLGKSILNPTYILLLRASLRKINGFIAVSNAVRQDLENILGKSLRNRPIHVVPNGIDTNFWTPVEDKEEWKSKIGLDGIVITTTSRLTKRKRIDIIPKLARIITEKYGMTDIKFVIIGDGPERRKIEELIKAYHVQDKVLMVGKQPREKVREYLWASDIYLSPTIYEAFGIAALEALSCGVPVVANNHGGISEIVKHGLTGLVSQDDKELLENILYLLDNPELIEKMGRNARKAVKEEFSWKKIAKEIVEIYKKTIETFEENPFILYTLHQVLRGGITNVGIFNL
- a CDS encoding polysaccharide deacetylase family protein, which produces MLVSLTFDVEQDCPPYLNTTRGMEKGLPKILDLLNEKKVKATFFFTVEMARKYPNLTKRVVDEGHELGCHGFNHERFDKLEKNKAEMIIKKSLDILREFGDVVSFRAPNLHFPHYLFPALRENGVFVDSSKARYKGYKGGIKAFDGVLEIPVSITSSVLRLPWAIQKVIHKRLNEPRVYFAHPWEFVPMQKERIRLDCKFNTGDKALMLLEKLIDHYKEQNAKFVTMREYQDIYGNE